In Oscillatoria salina IIICB1, the sequence AAACCTGCAAATTTTACTCATTTTCCTGTTGCATTCGACGCTGATTTAACTTTTTTTCTAGCCTTTCAAATACCTCATCACTATTAATCAAATCGCCTTGTTCTGAGGCTGATACCCCAATCCCGATTTCTTCTTTCAACTCCTCAAAACGTCCCTGATAAATCTCATCCCGATTTATCAACAGTTTAATTCCTTCCTCAATTGCCTCATCAATAGACTGATATTGACCTCTGCTCACTTTCTCTTGGAGATATTGTTCCAATTCTGGCTGTAAAGAAATATTCATATTGCTTCGATATCGTTGACAACCGATCGGTAAATTTAAACTGACTGTGACGCTTTCGTTTCCAACTAAGCACTTTCAAGCTCGTAACCCCTATTATACGATATTCCCTATCTTATAATCAAAGGTATGAAAGTTAAAGGAAATGGCAAGCTAAGGTTTTAAATAGTCGTTATCAATTTTTACTATTTGTTGATTTGATAATAGTGTCGATATAGTAGTTCTAATTTGCCGCCGTATTTCTGAATTGTTGTTAGTTGACGGCGATATAATCCGCGAAATGTGTTAGCAAATAAAAGGGTGAAAATTGCGACGATTAAGCCTGCTACGGTGGTGATTAAAGCGTCGCTAATTCCTCCGGTTACTCCCGCCGTGTTAGTGTTACTAATATCGCCGAGTCTTAGGGCGGCAAAGGCTTCGATTAAGCCTAATATTGTTCCTAGTAAGCCTAATAACGGGGCAATGCTAATAATTGTTTCAAAGACGGTGTTAAAGCGCTTGAGTATGGTAATTTCGGCTTGGGCGGCAGTTTCTAAGGCTAAGCGAAATTCTTCTGGAGTGGGATGGTTTAATTCTAAAGCGGTGAGGAAGATTCGGGGAAGAGGAAAGTGAGAGCTGTTTTCTAGTAGTGTTAAACTTGTCTGAGAATTAGATTGATATTGACTCAGAAATTCTTTGATTATCGGTTCTTGAAACTTTTGTAAACGCCACCAAAAAATACATCGCTCGATGATTAGCGCGATCGCTACGAGCGAAAATACGAGTAGGGGTATTAAGACTATTTCACCCAGTCCCATTTTCTATTGGTAGATGGCAGTTAACAGTTAGCAGTGACCAGTGAACAGTTAGCAGTTAGCAGTGACCAGTTATCAGTTAGCAGTGACCAGTTATCAGTTATCAGTGACCAGTTATCAGTTATCAGGGAACAGTTAACAGTTATCAGTTAGCAGGGAACAGTTAACAGTTTATCCTCTTGTTTCCCAATCCCCAATCCCTAATCCCCAATCCCCAATCCCCAATCCCCAGTCCCCAATCCCCAGTCACCAGTCACCAGTCCCTAGTCCCCAATCACCAATCCCCCAATCAACCTGTTTTCGGGACTCGCTCAATTTGCGCGTAACCAGTGAATACGAGCATATTACCTTGAGTTTCTAGGCGATTAATCCGCATATTCACCCCGTCAAGGTTGAAACGGTCGAGATCGACCATATCATTTAAAATCTCAATCAACACATTCGTCAACTGTTCGGAAATATCTCGTAACTCTTCTGGGACTGCTTCCGGTTCAAATTTGGCATTTTGAAACTTAATCCTGCGCCGTCTCTCAACTCCGAGAGTACAACTTAAGCTTACTGGTACTTTACCATTGTCGCTTAAGTCAGCCTTGGCGAACAGTTTTAACCCGTTGTTGGGTAAGAGTTCAATTTGGACATCAGTAAAGGAAACGGGTTTACCATCAGACAGTTCTGTCAATGTGGGTAAGGTCAGCTTTTCTAGACGCTTCTTAACTAAATCCGCACCAAAAGCTTCATTAATATCTTTTTCTGTCAGTTTTACCGCAGCGATCGCTTGAGTTGGCTGCTTCAGAGACAAATTCCCTTGCATTACCGAACCAGCATCGATCGACACCGCATCAGTCTCGAATGACATCTCCTCCGCGCGAAATTGCCGACGAATTACTATGCCTCGACCATTCATTTTAAAGCTGTCGATGCTACCCTGCAACAGCTTACTCGGAGGGTTGCACCGAACCTGAACATCGACCAACTCAGAGCGAGTAAACAGGTGGCGCAGGGTATTTGTGGCTACGGTACTGAGCATATTTTCTGCCCAGTCCGCGCCGCGATCGTTACCAAAACCAACAAAGCCACCAATCATATGTCTATTTGCTTCTTTCTACGGTCTTTGTACCTTTGTAACAGAATATTAAGCGTTCGGCAATTAAACCTACCCTGAGTACAGTTTAGAAAAGTTTAACAGTCCCATATTAGACCCTTTTGGAGGATGGCAAGGATTGGGGATTGGGGAGGAGGTGACTGGGGAGGAGGTGACTGGGGAGGAGGTGACTGGGGATTGGGGATTGGGGATTAGGGATTGGGAAACAAGAGGATAAACTGGTCACTGCTAACTGATAACTGATAACTGATAACTGATAACTGGTCACTGCTAACTGCTAACTGATAACTGGTCACTGATAACTGTTCACTGGTCACTGGTCACTGGTCACTGTTCACTGGACACTGAAAACCCAGTCGCGGAGTAAGCGATTAACTTCTGTTGGTACTTCGTCGTGGGGACAGTGACCAGCACGAAGGTAGTGTTCTGTCAAGTTGGGATAATATTTCTTAAACTTTGCCCCTCTTTCCTTAGCATTCATCCAGGGATCGCCTTCTCCCCACAAAAGTAACAGGGGACACTGTAATTGCTGCAATAGCACGTCTACCATTTCGCCACGGGGAGTTTTAAACACGGAAGCGAAGACTTTGGCAGCGCCGCGATCGCATGATGGGCGATAAATTTCTTCGATTAAGCGATCGCTGACGGCGGAGCGATCGAGGTAAACTCTTTCTAGGGTTTTGCGAATCGTCGATCTTTGGCGGACGTATTGGAATAACAAATAACTGGGGATCGGTTGTAACAAAACCCAGCGACTGAGTTTACTCATCCACTTTTGCCAAGAGTTATTATTTTCGGGAACTTTGGTATCGGTGAAAGGTCCGGCGCTATTCAACAAAACTAAACCCATAACCGCCGAGGGACGTTGGGAAGCAACGCACAAAGCACAATATCCACCTAAAGAATTTCCCGCTAAGACTACGGTCGAACCAATGACTTCAGTGATAAAATCAAAAAGCTGATCCCGCCATAACTCACCGCTATACTGTACATCAGCTTTCGCCGATCGCCCAAAACCCAATAAGTCGATCGCCCAAACCTCAAAATCATCCTTCAGCTGCGCGATATTTTTGCGCCAATGATCTGTAGACGCACCAAAACCATGAACTAATAACAGTGGCGGGATTCCCTCTCGCTTTGTGCCAGCTTTGACATAATAGATAGAATGTCCTCGCCACTGCCAGTAATAACCTGGAATCGAAGCTTCTGCTGTACCTGTGGCTATCATGCCCTAAATGTTAAGTAACGTTAACAGCTTTATTTTATCGTTCCGTGACGAAGATGGGAAAAGCTGCTGAAGTTTGCCCCTGCAAGCTTTTAAAATTGTTCAGTAAGATAAACAATCGATCGCAGTTTTTCCCTATTCCCAGGAATCCTTGTAGAAAGTTAAACGAAAGGAGGTAAATTGTGTCCGTTGATATCCTGGAAAAGCCATCAACCACAACCATAGAGAAAACAAATACTGTCCGTAAACACGCACCTCGCTATCGAGTTTTACTCCATAACGATGATTTTAATAGCATGGAGTATGTCGTACAGGTGTTAATGCAAACAGTAGCGGGGATGACTCAGCCCCAAGCTGTTAATATCATGATGGAAGCTCATACAAATGGTATTGCTTTAGTTATTACTTGTGCTTTGGAACACGCTGAGTTTTACTGCGAAACGCTGAAAAATCACGGTTTAACCAGCACAATTGAACCTGATGAATAAATCCTTGAATTCTTGAAAGCTAATTTGACGTTTATCGGGCAATACCCAGCACCAGCAAGGCTGGGTATTTTCATTCTTTTTCTGCTCCTAATTTGGCTACCGGGGGCAGCGCCACTGTATTTTTTGTTTCAATCTGACCCCAATTTGGTGACAATTTTGACAATGGGGTTACTCTTACTAGAATTTCTGGTTTTAGTGAAGTTTTGGGGGAAGAAAGTTTATCAAGATTCTCAGATATTTAAAACCTACGGTATTGCATTTAACAGAAATAGTTTCCATTTATTTGCTAATGGTTTAGCTATTGGTTTATTCTTTACTTTGGGATTGTTTTTTGTTGAAAGTGCTTTGGGTTGGGTGAGTTTACAGTCTGCCAAAGTAAGTTTGCTGAGGATAATTGCTGAAGGATTTATCAGTGCTTTAGGTGTTAGTTTTGCCGAGGAATTATTCTTTCGCGGTTGGTTGTTTGATGAGTTAAAGCGAGATTATTCTTTAAAAATAGCGGCTTGGGCTAATGCGCTAATTTTTGCTACATTGCACTTTCTTAAACCTTTAGGAGAAGTTATGCGTACTTTTCCACAATTTCCCGGTTTAATTGTCTTAGGATTAACGTTAGTTTGGGCGAAAGAATCTGCGCGATCGCGTTTAGGTATTGCTATTGGTTTACACGCAGGTTTGGTTTGGGGTTACTATATTTTGAATGTGGGTGAAATCGTTACCTATACTAATCGAGTTTCTCCTTGGATTACTGGAGTTGATGGTAATCCTGTTGCTGGTTTGATGGGTTTATTTTTCTTAGGAATTATGGCTTTTTGGTTTAGGAGAAAATTTGAGAAAGTTAGGTAGAAATGTTGTATTTGAGTCTAGACAAGGTGATAATGCGTAGCAAATCTTCTCCCCTTTCCTATTAGGAGAGGGGTTGGGTGAGAGGTGATAATTAAGCATTTGCTAAACTAATAAAGCCCCATCTGTCTTTAACTTTTACTGCTGCTAATCCTTCAGAAAAAGGTGTCGCATCGGCAAATTGAGGCGGGATTACTAAATTGCCAGTAAGATTAATATAACCCCATTGATTACCTTGTTTAACTTGTGCTAGTCCTTCGCTAAACCAATAAGCTTGGGCAAACTCTGGTTGAATGATAAAATTTCCTTGGGTATCGATATAGCCCCAGCGATCGCCATCTTTGACTCGTGCTATCCCCTCGCTATACCAATATGCGTCTTCAAATTGCGGCGCGATCGCAAATTTTCCGCTTTTATCAATATAACCGTATTTTGCGCCCACTTTGACTGGTGCTAATCCATTAGCAAAGCGATATGCTTCGTCAAATTGCGGTGGAATGACAAATTTTCCACTCTTTTCGATATAGCCTAGTTTCACATTTAACCATTTTTTGGCTTCGACAGCGAC encodes:
- a CDS encoding ribbon-helix-helix domain-containing protein codes for the protein MNISLQPELEQYLQEKVSRGQYQSIDEAIEEGIKLLINRDEIYQGRFEELKEEIGIGVSASEQGDLINSDEVFERLEKKLNQRRMQQENE
- a CDS encoding MotA/TolQ/ExbB proton channel family protein; the encoded protein is MGLGEIVLIPLLVFSLVAIALIIERCIFWWRLQKFQEPIIKEFLSQYQSNSQTSLTLLENSSHFPLPRIFLTALELNHPTPEEFRLALETAAQAEITILKRFNTVFETIISIAPLLGLLGTILGLIEAFAALRLGDISNTNTAGVTGGISDALITTVAGLIVAIFTLLFANTFRGLYRRQLTTIQKYGGKLELLYRHYYQINK
- a CDS encoding LmeA family phospholipid-binding protein, yielding MIGGFVGFGNDRGADWAENMLSTVATNTLRHLFTRSELVDVQVRCNPPSKLLQGSIDSFKMNGRGIVIRRQFRAEEMSFETDAVSIDAGSVMQGNLSLKQPTQAIAAVKLTEKDINEAFGADLVKKRLEKLTLPTLTELSDGKPVSFTDVQIELLPNNGLKLFAKADLSDNGKVPVSLSCTLGVERRRRIKFQNAKFEPEAVPEELRDISEQLTNVLIEILNDMVDLDRFNLDGVNMRINRLETQGNMLVFTGYAQIERVPKTG
- a CDS encoding alpha/beta fold hydrolase; the encoded protein is MIATGTAEASIPGYYWQWRGHSIYYVKAGTKREGIPPLLLVHGFGASTDHWRKNIAQLKDDFEVWAIDLLGFGRSAKADVQYSGELWRDQLFDFITEVIGSTVVLAGNSLGGYCALCVASQRPSAVMGLVLLNSAGPFTDTKVPENNNSWQKWMSKLSRWVLLQPIPSYLLFQYVRQRSTIRKTLERVYLDRSAVSDRLIEEIYRPSCDRGAAKVFASVFKTPRGEMVDVLLQQLQCPLLLLWGEGDPWMNAKERGAKFKKYYPNLTEHYLRAGHCPHDEVPTEVNRLLRDWVFSVQ
- the clpS gene encoding ATP-dependent Clp protease adapter ClpS, whose protein sequence is MSVDILEKPSTTTIEKTNTVRKHAPRYRVLLHNDDFNSMEYVVQVLMQTVAGMTQPQAVNIMMEAHTNGIALVITCALEHAEFYCETLKNHGLTSTIEPDE
- a CDS encoding CPBP family intramembrane glutamic endopeptidase, translating into MFQSDPNLVTILTMGLLLLEFLVLVKFWGKKVYQDSQIFKTYGIAFNRNSFHLFANGLAIGLFFTLGLFFVESALGWVSLQSAKVSLLRIIAEGFISALGVSFAEELFFRGWLFDELKRDYSLKIAAWANALIFATLHFLKPLGEVMRTFPQFPGLIVLGLTLVWAKESARSRLGIAIGLHAGLVWGYYILNVGEIVTYTNRVSPWITGVDGNPVAGLMGLFFLGIMAFWFRRKFEKVR